A portion of the Ricinus communis isolate WT05 ecotype wild-type chromosome 10, ASM1957865v1, whole genome shotgun sequence genome contains these proteins:
- the LOC8280757 gene encoding WEB family protein At1g12150 translates to MVKIRSTDHNKNLGSPKVEVGEIDTRAPFQSVKAAVSLFGEVATSKDKDKATTRKSRLSSENVLDKETQLLLAQRELEKYKLQLQTAETVNARANSELEKAKIALNALTTKLNSANGSKLSAIEVAEAVKKQAKQLEVEHLGNAARKQELDQEREQYTKIVTELDLAKQELTKVRQDFDAALDAKSASFQQAAEAQRLANMNAQRVTELAKEIRAMQESNQQLKLISAQAQEQIASIVAGKEGRIQACKIAKEEVDKNLESLRQDYDPEMTRNLEVKLVETTVGIEALQEEMRKAHAFEMSAVKFITTELNEATKTLQEVVEQEALLRNIVTSLKNELEDVKKEKGELQMKEVKELVKERKDPDGLSDEQRSMLEKLSTETEIARREAEEINKNSEKLKQEAVKGRLVVEEGKRKLEIVLAMVEQAKERERRAHDEMKVLSEKQKSENIDSDNHNTIKMSLQDFELLKKKVEECDNIAEAKEIDAITEVEASNERKIAAERKMEENLKSIEEIKEATEIALKSAEMAEAAQNVVEGELRRWRQKVPVTSP, encoded by the exons ATGGTAAAAATCCGTTCAACAGACCACAACAAGAATTTAGGATCTCCGAAGGTGGAGGTGGGAGAGATTGATACAAGAGCACCATTTCAATCTGTTAAAGCAGCTGTTAGTTTGTTTGGTGAAGTAGCTACCtccaaggataaagataaggCTACAACCAGGAAATCCAGGCTTTCTTCAgag AATGTGTTGGACAAGGAGACTCAACTTTTGTTGGCTCAAAGAGAACTTGAAAAGTACAAGCTCCAATTACAGACAGCAGAGACTGTAAACGCTCGAGCAAATTCTGAACTTGAAAAGGCAAAGATAGCATTAAATGCTTTGACCACCAAGCTCAATTCTGCAAATGGGTCTAAGTTATCAGCAATTGAAGTTGCAGAAGCTGTTAAGAAACAGGCTAAGCAACTCGAAGTGGAACACTTGGGAAATGCTGCTCGCAAGCAAGAATTGGATCAGGAAAGAGAGCAATACACAAAAATTGTAACTGAACTTGATCTTGCAAAGCAAGAACTGACAAAAGTTCGACAGGATTTTGATGCTGCCTTGGATGCAAAATCGGCTTCGTTTCAACAGGCAGCAGAAGCACAACGTTTGGCGAATATGAACGCACAACGAGTTACTGAACTTGCCAAAGAAATTAGAGCTATGCAAGAATCAAACCAGCAATTAAAGCTTATCTCTGCACAAGCTCAGGAACAAATAGCAAGCATTGTGGCAGGGAAAGAAGGTCGTATACAAGCTTGTAAAATAGCTAAAGAAGAAGTGGACAAGAATTTGGAGTCTTTGAGGCAAGACTATGACCCTGAAATGACAAGAAATCTTGAAGTGAAGCTTGTAGAAACAACTGTGGGGATTGAAGCTTTACAAGAAGAGATGAGAAAAGCGCATGCTTTCGAAATGAGCGCTGTGAAATTTATAACAACTGAGCTGAATGAAGCAACAAAGACACTTCAGGAAGTTGTCGAGCAAGAGGCTTTGCTTAGAAATATAGTTACTTCACTTAAAAACGAACTAGAAGATGTGAAGAAGGAGAAAGGTGAATTGCAGAtgaaagaagtcaaagaacttgttaaagaaagaaaagatccTGACGGGTTATCTGATGAGCAAAGATCAATGCTTGAGAAGCTATCAACAGAAACAGAAATAGCAAGAAGGGAAGCTGAAGAGATAAACAAAAATTCTGAGAAACTGAAGCAAGAAGCTGTAAAGGGTAGATTAGTAGTAGAAGAAGGAAAGAGGAAGCTAGAGATTGTTCTTGCAATGGTTGAACAAGccaaagaaagagaaaggagaGCTCACGATGAGATGAAAGTCTTATCCGAAAAACAGAAGAGTGAAAACATTGATTCTGATAATCATAACACAATAAAAATGTCGTTGCAggattttgagttgttaaaaaagaaagtggaGGAATGTGACAATATAGCTGAAGCAAAAGAGATAGATGCCATAACTGAAGTGGAAGCTagcaatgaaagaaaaatagcagCAGAGAGAAAGATGGAAGAGAATTTGAAGTCaattgaagaaattaaagaagcaaCTGAAATCGCTTTGAAGTCAGCAGAGATGGCAGAAGCTGCACAAAATGTTGTTGAAGGTGAACTCAGAAGGTGGCGCCAGAAAGTTCCTGTCACAAGTCcttaa